The stretch of DNA AGCACGCCGAGGCCGACCAGGTACAGGCCGAGCACGGTCGCGACACGCGGGATCCGGCGCTTCTGCCCCGCGTCGGCCATTGGAAGGATGGCCGCGGCGATGACGATGGCGACCACCGCCAGGAGGACCAGCTGCAGGTTCAGGTAGACGAGCCAGAGGGCCCCGAACACGAGAAGCGCCTTCCAGAACAACGCCTCCACGGTCCCGCGCTCGGGCATCATCGCCTCCCGGTGTTACCCTATCACACGGGGGGAATGCCGTGGGGGATGGACGGCCGGACTCCGGCCCGCACGAGGCGGCCGGCGCGCCGGAGCAGGCGAGAGCCCTTCAGCTCGCTTCGGGTCTGGCGGTGGCGTCGCTCTTCCTGGCCGCCGGCGCCTTCTGCCTGACACGCGCCACCGACACCGATCTCTGGTGGCACCTCGCGAGCGGCGACCTCATCCGCCGCACCGGCGTCATCCCGCGCGCCGATCCCTTCTCGTTCACCGTCATCGGGAACCGCTGGATCGACATCCACTGGCTGTTCCAGGTCGTCCTGTCGTTGCTCCATGAGAGGGGCGGCCTGCGGCTCCTCGACCTGTTCCGGATCGCGCTGATACTCGGATCGCTCGGGATCGTGTACACGCGTTGCCGGCGCGTCGCGGCGCCGGCCACGGCGGTGGCCGTGCTCCTGCTCACGATTCTTGCCTGCCAGGAACGCTTCCTGACGAGGCCCGAAATCGTCTCCTGGCTCTTGATGGTGACCGTGCTCCTGGCGCTCCAGAAGGCGCTCGATGCCGGGACGCGTTCCGGTCGGCGGCGCATCCTGTTCGTCGTTCTGCCGCTCCTGCATCTCGTCTGGGTGAACGTCCAGGGCCTGTTCATCCTGGGCCCGGTGTTCCTCACCCTGGCGCTCCTGGCGGCCGCCTGCGGCTACCTGCGCGCGCGAGTCAAGGCGCCTGACGGCGGGGTCTCGCCTGCAGGCGGGGCGGAGCGCGATCCGGATCGGGTGATCGACTTTCTGGCGGCCCTGGCGCTCTGCGCGCTGGTCTGCCTGGTGAATCCATACGGCGCCGCGGCGCTGCGCCTGCCCTTCGACCTGCTGTTCAGCCACCTCGGCGGCGAGACGCTGCTGTCGCGGACCATCGCCGAGTTCCGCCCGCCCCTCTCGGGGTATCTGGTGACTCCCGCGATCGTGGCGTTCGGAGTCCTGGCGATCGTGACGCTCGTCTCGATTCTCATGGACCTCCCGAGGGCCCGGCCGTTCGATCTGCTGGTGATTGGCGCGACGCTCGCCGTCGCCCTCAAGGCCAGGCGCAACATCCCGATCTTCGCCCTGGCCGCGGCGCCGATCCTGGCGCTCCATCTGTCCGCGCTCCTCCGGCATGGGGTCGCGGCATCGGCGCGCCTGGCGGCGCGCCTCCGGGCGGCACAGGTCGTGGCAAGCATCGTGCTCGCGGGCGCCTGCCTGGGCCTGACGGCGGACGTGGCCACCAACCGCTTCTATCTGCGCCGGCCGACGGAGAGATGGTTCGGGTCGGGGGAGATCCCGGGCTATTTTCCCGAGGACGCGGCGGGGTTCGTCGCCGGCGCCGGCATTCCGGGCCAGGTGTTCCACAGCCTCGCGGTCGGCGGCTACCTGATTCACGCCTGGGGCGGCGAGCGGGGCGTGTTCATCGACGGCCGCAACGATCCGTACCTGGACGGGGTCCTGGCCGAGTACCTGAAGGCCATCGCCGACCCGGCGGCGTTCGAGGAGACGGTGCGGCGCTACCAGATCGCCGCCGTCCTCTGGCCGCATCACCGCGCCCTCGAGGCAAGGCCGCTCCTCTCCTACCTGGCGGGCGGTCACGGCTGGGCGCTCGTCCATCTCGACGAGGCGGCGGCGGTCTACCTGCGCGCCGATCTGATCTCGGCGGCGCGCCTGGGGGAGCGTCCGTTCCCTCCCGGCGTCGACCGCCGCGAGGTCTACCAGGCCCTGTATCGGCGGCTGGAGGCCCGGCCGTTCTCCGGACCCCCGATCCGCGAAATCGCGCTGGGGGAATTCTTCAGCGTCTCGGGGGACGCGGCGGGGGCGGAGTATTTCTACGGCCGGGCGCTCGAACGGCTGCCCTCGAGCGCCCCGATCCTGCACGGGCACGCCCTCGCCCTCGAGCGCCTCGGGCGGACGGCCGAGGCGCGGGCCGAATACGAAAGGGCCGTCTCGGCGGATCGGGATTTCCTGCCCGCGGCCTCGGCGCTCGGGGCGATGTTCCTGGACGAGGGACGGCAGGACGAGGCGGAGCGTCTCATCGAGGCGGCCTACCGCGGGGGGGAGCGGGGATCGCGCCTGCTCCTGGCGCGGGCGCGGCTGTTCGATCGGAAGGGGGACGTTCCGCGAGCGCTCGGCGCCTACCGCGACGCGCTCCTCAGGAGTCCCCGCGACACCGCGATCCTCCGCGCCCTCGCCCAGTTCTACGTGAGCCACGGGGAGGCCTCGACCGCCCTGCCGTTCTACACCGCCGCCGCCGAGGCCGATCCCGGCGATCCGGCGATCGCCCGGGAGATGGCGGAGCTCCTCGAGCGGCTCGGCCGGGTCACGGCCGCGCTCGACGTCGTCCGCGACGCCGCCCGCCGCGCCGTCGATCGTCTCGACGGCGACCGGACCGGCTCCTGGACCCTGGCCTCGCCCGGGCGCGACGAGGACCGTCGCCTCCTCCTCCTTGCGGCCGACCTCGAGCGGCGCGCGGGAGACGGAGCCCGGGCGTCGGATTACCTGGCCGCCCTGTCGCGTGCCGGCCTGCTCGCCGGCGACAAGCCGGAAGGGGCGGGCGCGGCGGAGGAACGGAGGCGCTGAGCGAATCACGCCCGGGGAGCGGCCTACGCTATTACTCGGACACACTCCTAGTGGCTGCGGACGAAGTCGCGCAGCGCCTTCTCGGCGTCGGCGTAGGTGGTGCAGATGTCCTGGAGGTCCGGCTTGTCGACGCCGAGCTGGCGCGGGAGCCGGATGATGGTGAGCTGCCAGCCCTCTCCTGTCCGCTCCAGGAGCGCCTCGTACGACTCCCCCTGCCGGCTCTCCAGGCGCCGGCGGATCGGGCCCCGCGGCTCCGGGGCCGGCGGCGCGGCCTTGAAGGTCCCCGCCGGCACCGGCGGCACGGGTGCGACGGGCGTCTCGGCGGGGGAGCCGCCCGTCACGGGGGCGCCCGCGGCGGCCCGGGCGGCGGCGGAAACGGCGGCGACGACGTTGGTTTCGGTGGCCGCCAGCTTCACCTCCGCGGTCCATTCGGAGTACGCCCGCTTCAGCGTCGGCTCCGGCTGGGTCAGCGCCAGGCCCATCACGCCGGCCCCGCCACCGGACGCCGCGCCGGCCCACATGATCCGGGCGCGCAGGCGGATCGAGTGGCGGGGAAACTGCACGAAGACGGTGAGGATCGAATTGATCGGGAACGACTCGGCGCTCTCGATCTTCATCCCCCCCTCCGAGATATCGATGACGGTCCCGCCGCACATCTTGGCCTCGGTGCCGAAGCGCACCGGAAGGCGCCGCGCGATGCGCTGCTTCCCCTTCCGTTTGTCGTCCGTCAAAGGCGTCGTCATGCGGGGTTCTCCTCGCTTCCAAACGGAAACGTAATGCGCCGTGTCCCGGAGCGCCAGCACCAGGATCCCGGCCGAATACTCGGACAGGCTCCCAGGCGAAGATGTTAACATTCAATCCTGATGCGCAGCGCTCGGACAGATGCTTCCCGCACCCGCCTCCTCGCCGCGGCCGCCTGCGCCGTCGCCGTTGTCTTTTGCGGCGCCTGCGGGGGAGGCAACGACAAGGTGAGCGAGGCTCCGTCGCTCAAGAGATTTCCCCGGCCCCTCTTCGACGGTCTCTGGCTGGGGATGACGCGGGACGCCGCGGCGAACGCCCATCCCATCCGGCCGTCGCTGACGGCTTCCGGCCGGAACCGCCTCGTCTGGTTCTACGACCGGCCGGGGGAGTACACCGTCGAGCTGACGTTCCCGGAGAACCGGCACGACGCGAAGCTGGCCCGCATCGACGTCCACTTCGGCGCCAATCGAGCGGCCTCGGAGCGCACCGTGGCGATCCTGTCGCGCTCGCTCGGCGATCCCGAGGCAAGTCACCGCAAGGCCTCGACGAACGCATACGGAGATCATCTTCACGACCAGTACGACACCATCTGGTCGGACGCCGAGCAGTACGTGTTCATGACCGAGCGCGTGCCGGTCGAGGGGCGATCCGGCCGGCCCGACTACTTCATCACGGTCAAGAGGAAAGAGCTCCTCCCGACAGGGCCCCCGACCGGATACGTCCCCCCGCCTCCTCCCAAGGGGAAGGACGGAAAACCTGTCGAGGAGCCGGCCTTCTGACCGGTGTCCCCCGAGGCGGGGCGTGAACGTTCGTCCCTGCGACCTGGCCGTCATCGGCGCCGGAATCGTGGGACTCGCGACGGCGGCCGCGGTGCTCCGCCGGTTTCCCGCGTTGCGCGTCGCCGTCCTCGAGAAGGAACCCGGGGTCGGCGCCCACCAGAGCAGCCGCAACAGCGGCGTCATCCATTCGGGGGTTTTCTACCGCCCCGGGTCGCAGAAGGCGCGCCTCTGCGTCGAAGGGGCCCGCGCGATGACGCGCTTCTGCGAGGAGCGGGGCGTGCCGCTGAGGCGCTGCGGCAAGATGGTGGTCGCGACCGAGGTGGCCGAGCTTCCGCGTCTCGAGGAGACCCGCCGACGCGGCCTGGCGAACGGAGTCGTGGGGCTGTCTCTCCTGTCGCCGGAGGAGATACGCGAGGTCGAGCCCGCGTGTCGCGGACTCCGCGCGCTCCACGTCCCGGATGTCGCCGTCACGGACTTCGGTCTGGTCACCGCCGCGCTCGCGGTGGTCGTGGCGGACGGGGGGGGAGACATCCGCACCGGCGGACGGGTCACGGCGATCCGCCCCGGCGATGGCGGCCTGATCCTCGTGACGGCCGCCGGGGAGGTGCCGGCGCGTTTCGCCGTCAACTGTGCCGGGCTCCACAGCGATCACATCGCGCGCATGGCCGGCGCCGATCCCGGCCTCGCGATCGTGCCGTTCCGCGGCGAGTATTTCGAAATCGCCATTGCCCTGAGCCGCGCGGTGAACGGCCTCATCTACCCCGTGCCGGATCCGGACCTGCCCTTCCTGGGCGTGCACCTGACGAAGCGGCTGGACGGTGGCGTCCTGGCCGGACCGAACGCGGTCCTCGCCC from Candidatus Polarisedimenticolia bacterium encodes:
- the lhgO gene encoding L-2-hydroxyglutarate oxidase; its protein translation is MNVRPCDLAVIGAGIVGLATAAAVLRRFPALRVAVLEKEPGVGAHQSSRNSGVIHSGVFYRPGSQKARLCVEGARAMTRFCEERGVPLRRCGKMVVATEVAELPRLEETRRRGLANGVVGLSLLSPEEIREVEPACRGLRALHVPDVAVTDFGLVTAALAVVVADGGGDIRTGGRVTAIRPGDGGLILVTAAGEVPARFAVNCAGLHSDHIARMAGADPGLAIVPFRGEYFEIAIALSRAVNGLIYPVPDPDLPFLGVHLTKRLDGGVLAGPNAVLALKREGYGRADIDLRDVRDLVRFGGFWNMARRHWRAGVSELWRSLSRKAFAAALRRLLPDLHEDDLRPAGAGVRAQAVDAAGRLVDDFHIVPAGRMVHVLNVPSPAATAALAIGERIAGTLAETFDLRGS
- a CDS encoding tetratricopeptide repeat protein, coding for MGDGRPDSGPHEAAGAPEQARALQLASGLAVASLFLAAGAFCLTRATDTDLWWHLASGDLIRRTGVIPRADPFSFTVIGNRWIDIHWLFQVVLSLLHERGGLRLLDLFRIALILGSLGIVYTRCRRVAAPATAVAVLLLTILACQERFLTRPEIVSWLLMVTVLLALQKALDAGTRSGRRRILFVVLPLLHLVWVNVQGLFILGPVFLTLALLAAACGYLRARVKAPDGGVSPAGGAERDPDRVIDFLAALALCALVCLVNPYGAAALRLPFDLLFSHLGGETLLSRTIAEFRPPLSGYLVTPAIVAFGVLAIVTLVSILMDLPRARPFDLLVIGATLAVALKARRNIPIFALAAAPILALHLSALLRHGVAASARLAARLRAAQVVASIVLAGACLGLTADVATNRFYLRRPTERWFGSGEIPGYFPEDAAGFVAGAGIPGQVFHSLAVGGYLIHAWGGERGVFIDGRNDPYLDGVLAEYLKAIADPAAFEETVRRYQIAAVLWPHHRALEARPLLSYLAGGHGWALVHLDEAAAVYLRADLISAARLGERPFPPGVDRREVYQALYRRLEARPFSGPPIREIALGEFFSVSGDAAGAEYFYGRALERLPSSAPILHGHALALERLGRTAEARAEYERAVSADRDFLPAASALGAMFLDEGRQDEAERLIEAAYRGGERGSRLLLARARLFDRKGDVPRALGAYRDALLRSPRDTAILRALAQFYVSHGEASTALPFYTAAAEADPGDPAIAREMAELLERLGRVTAALDVVRDAARRAVDRLDGDRTGSWTLASPGRDEDRRLLLLAADLERRAGDGARASDYLAALSRAGLLAGDKPEGAGAAEERRR
- a CDS encoding PilZ domain-containing protein, whose product is MTTPLTDDKRKGKQRIARRLPVRFGTEAKMCGGTVIDISEGGMKIESAESFPINSILTVFVQFPRHSIRLRARIMWAGAASGGGAGVMGLALTQPEPTLKRAYSEWTAEVKLAATETNVVAAVSAAARAAAGAPVTGGSPAETPVAPVPPVPAGTFKAAPPAPEPRGPIRRRLESRQGESYEALLERTGEGWQLTIIRLPRQLGVDKPDLQDICTTYADAEKALRDFVRSH